A single genomic interval of Helianthus annuus cultivar XRQ/B chromosome 13, HanXRQr2.0-SUNRISE, whole genome shotgun sequence harbors:
- the LOC118485849 gene encoding uncharacterized protein LOC118485849 produces the protein MNHHIHPLLDNLRGKVSHEALNLLAKELMRKLEVLRKLNASCGCHMWLSCGLSCACRLENYKRTGRMIQLDDIDVFWRKLDLLPCKLVDEEVDIVAELNNVRQHLEAQSPIQQKSMLSKIKAVFTPKSSTKKPPIVQQNTRGRPTSKKVQERLDEVARLDEAARYSSYGEDNNVYTASPKHRYDLPRHNSYVPSEGSHGTGSVVKSEKPKMQRNSSTSSKKKETRDDKGFPLIKGDEHLLSIKRFKNQIPSEFHSYISRTQDVTPDGHCGYRSVAVGLGFTEHVWPNIRRDLLLEIDHNESCWKHVFETYNKGDFKRICKSIEWHSVKGCGPSHWMEMPQVGLLVAQRYNIVLHVLSNEWSTTIFPLMDAPLDPRPQAITLVHVDGGHFIHVKLE, from the exons ATGAACCACCACATACACCCGCTGTTGGACAACCTACGTGGAAAGGTTTCCCATGAAGCACTTAATTTGCTGGCAAAAGAGCTAATGAGGAAGCTGGAGGTGTTGCGGAAACTTAACGCATCATGTGGTTGCCATATGTGGCTTAGCTGTGGATTGTCGTGTGCTTGTAGGCTGGAAAACTACAAACGTAcag GGCGTATGATACAACTCGACGACATAGATGTATTCTGGCGTAAGCTTGACTTGCTCCCATGTAAACTGGTAGACGAGGAAGTCGATATTGTAGCAGAGCTCAATAATGTGCGGCAACATTTAGAGGCGCAGTCCCCCATTCAGCAAAAGAGTATGCTTTCAAAGATAAAAGCGGTCTTCACCCCGAAATCGTCAACCAAGAAACCACCGATCGTCCAGCAAAATACTCGTGGTCGGCCTACATCAAAGAAAGTACAAGAAAGGCTAGATGAAGTTGCGAGGTTAGACGAAGCTGCGAGATACAGCTCCTATGGCGAGGACAACAACGTATATACCGCTTCCCCCAAACATAGGTACGATTTACCCCGACACAACTCATACGTACCATCAGAGGGCTCTCATGGAACTGGTTCGGTTGTGaagtctgaaaaacctaaaatgcAACGAAACAGTtcaacaagttctaaaaagaagGAGACACGGGATGATAAGGGTTTTCCATTAATAAAGGGGGACGAGCACTTGTTAAGCATTAAGAGGTTTAAGAATCAAATTCCATCAGAGTTTCACTCTTACATATCGCGTACACAAGATGTGACCCCAGACGGTCATTGTGGGTACAGGTCTGTGGCTGTCGGGTTAGGTTTTACGGAACACGTATGGCCCAATATTCGAAGAGATTTACTACTGGAGATTGACCATAACGAGTCGTGTTGGAAGCATGTATTCGAAACATATAACAAAGGAGACTTTAAACGAATATGTAAAAGCATCGAATGGCATTCAGTGAAAGGGTGTGGTCCAAGTCACTGGATGGAAATGCCCCAGGTAGGGCTTCTCGTAGCACAAAGGTATAATATTGTCCTCCACGTGCTAAGCAACGAATGGAGCACTACCATCTTCCCATTAATGGATGCCCCACTAGATCCACGACCTCAAGCGATAACGCTCGTACATGTTGACGGGGGACACTTCATACATGTTAAGTTGGAATGA